One Chordicoccus furentiruminis DNA window includes the following coding sequences:
- the csm4 gene encoding type III-A CRISPR-associated RAMP protein Csm4: protein MNYFLYKLKFTTPVHFGKSDSAQSLFGSRLNVAADTLFSALCHTALEMGGTDQLDRLIEAAREGNLLLTDAFPWKNDELYLPKPLYRRQQVQKETDLSSKDRKAIKNLNWVPVSMMADLLTKMKEGDPFKADQVDQQFGTLLLNEKAAVRTGGDARPYAVGTFYFREQAGLYFIAAVRSVEDGDVLGELVEALGLSGLGGKRSSGLGKFDLEDKILLNEPFDDETRWLFDTLEDQDHENLLLTTSLPKDDELPVSLQGASYLLTRRGGFVQSDHFAPEMRKKDVQYFFQAGSVFDHRFEGELYEVSGGTGCHPVYRYSRPLFLGVSL from the coding sequence ATGAATTATTTTCTGTATAAACTGAAATTCACAACGCCGGTGCATTTCGGGAAGTCGGATTCCGCTCAGTCCCTGTTCGGCTCTCGGCTCAATGTGGCGGCGGATACACTGTTTTCCGCTCTTTGTCACACGGCACTGGAGATGGGTGGTACCGATCAGCTCGACCGGCTGATCGAGGCGGCTCGTGAAGGGAACCTTCTGCTGACGGATGCATTTCCATGGAAAAATGACGAGCTCTATCTGCCAAAGCCTCTTTACCGAAGGCAGCAGGTTCAGAAGGAAACGGATCTTTCCTCAAAAGACCGCAAAGCGATCAAGAATCTGAACTGGGTGCCGGTCAGTATGATGGCGGATCTTCTGACGAAAATGAAAGAAGGCGATCCGTTTAAGGCGGATCAGGTGGATCAGCAGTTCGGCACGCTGCTTCTGAACGAGAAAGCGGCAGTCCGGACCGGCGGGGACGCAAGACCCTATGCTGTCGGAACTTTTTATTTTAGAGAACAGGCCGGGCTCTATTTCATCGCGGCGGTCCGTTCCGTGGAAGATGGCGATGTGCTCGGAGAACTGGTCGAAGCTCTCGGTTTGAGCGGATTGGGAGGCAAACGGAGCAGCGGTCTCGGGAAGTTTGATCTGGAGGATAAGATCCTTCTCAATGAACCGTTTGACGACGAGACACGCTGGCTTTTTGACACACTTGAGGATCAGGATCATGAAAACCTTCTGCTGACGACCAGTTTGCCGAAGGACGACGAGCTTCCGGTCTCCTTGCAGGGGGCGTCTTATCTGCTGACAAGAAGAGGCGGTTTTGTTCAGTCGGATCACTTTGCGCCGGAGATGCGGAAGAAAGATGTGCAGTATTTCTTTCAGGCCGGATCAGTCTTCGACCATCGGTTTGAAGGTGAGCTTTACGAAGTCAGCGGAGGGACAGGATGTCATCCGGTCTATCGCTACAGCCGACCGCTGTTTCTGGGGGTGAGTCTATGA
- the csm3 gene encoding type III-A CRISPR-associated RAMP protein Csm3, translating into MYGKIKITGRLTVRTGLHIGGNEAFSAIGAIDSPVVKDPFTGNPIIPGSSLKGKIRTLLARSLAKDIGNMPLCSEDDPVIQRMFGSTADKPQAARFQFVDLFLSKENKTDLVGLTEAKAENFIDRKTSVANPRQIERVVAGTVFDFVLVYDAVNQDEAVEDFRMLSKGLKLLQLDYLGGHGTRGSGRVSLSDFALTSYGCNLDMKPLQKSLDEAAGYELFSV; encoded by the coding sequence ATGTACGGAAAGATCAAAATCACGGGAAGATTAACGGTCAGAACAGGACTTCATATCGGCGGAAATGAGGCCTTTTCAGCGATCGGCGCGATTGATTCCCCTGTTGTCAAGGATCCGTTCACAGGCAATCCGATTATTCCGGGAAGCAGCCTTAAGGGCAAGATTCGGACACTGCTTGCGAGAAGTCTGGCAAAGGATATTGGAAATATGCCGCTTTGCAGCGAGGATGATCCGGTCATCCAGCGCATGTTCGGAAGCACGGCCGACAAGCCGCAGGCTGCCAGATTCCAGTTTGTTGATCTGTTCCTGTCAAAGGAGAACAAGACCGATCTGGTTGGTCTTACCGAAGCAAAGGCGGAGAACTTCATCGACCGGAAAACCAGCGTGGCGAATCCGCGTCAGATCGAACGCGTCGTTGCGGGTACGGTATTCGATTTTGTGCTGGTCTATGATGCTGTGAATCAGGACGAGGCCGTAGAAGATTTCCGTATGCTGTCGAAAGGGCTGAAGCTCCTTCAGTTGGACTACCTCGGGGGACACGGGACGCGCGGTAGCGGAAGGGTCAGTCTCAGTGATTTTGCGCTGACCTCTTACGGATGCAACCTTGACATGAAACCTCTGCAGAAATCATTGGATGAGGCGGCCGGATATGAATTATTTTCTGTATAA
- the csm2 gene encoding type III-A CRISPR-associated protein Csm2 → MYNNYNSGRAGHGGSGSYSSGNSRREASVIPTAKPLPKDYMTEAGKAMEEIGKESQKNQITPTKLRNLYSLAMCIYDKELRRSESQLLPEDQTKLTLMEMRVLYEYGRDNAVKLFVEKTQLLSYLKGVKNSRQSYLNFAHYMEALVAYHRFLGIGGKN, encoded by the coding sequence ATGTACAATAACTATAACAGCGGGAGAGCCGGACACGGCGGAAGCGGATCTTACAGCAGCGGGAATTCCCGCAGGGAAGCGTCGGTGATTCCGACGGCCAAACCGCTTCCAAAGGACTATATGACGGAAGCGGGAAAGGCAATGGAGGAGATTGGAAAAGAAAGCCAGAAAAACCAGATCACTCCGACCAAGCTTCGTAATCTTTATTCGCTTGCGATGTGCATTTATGATAAGGAACTCAGAAGATCAGAATCTCAACTGCTGCCGGAGGACCAGACCAAACTGACACTGATGGAGATGAGAGTTCTCTATGAATACGGGAGGGACAATGCGGTGAAACTTTTTGTTGAGAAGACTCAGCTTCTGTCTTATCTGAAGGGGGTCAAGAACAGCCGGCAGTCTTATCTGAATTTCGCTCATTATATGGAAGCCCTGGTTGCCTACCACAGATTTCTTGGAATTGGAGGAAAGAACTAA
- the cas10 gene encoding type III-A CRISPR-associated protein Cas10/Csm1, translating into MQSVYSRASELRAGVGMKKRTELTAYACLYHDVGKILYRAGEPGTHSESGYQFVKKAFPDLGEDVCNAVRYHHGRALQSADLPEQSLAYLTYIADNISAGFDRRENGDDKTVFDKYVSLSPVFIHMKGEHPGYVIRPDLSGKGACVLPDKGNMKLDVTDYQYLENRLSENIRKMQTGEQWLNSHLALLETLTGQIPSSTNVSESVDISLFDHLKTTAAVGVCLSEYAEAKEITDFKKAFLTDEQKAKDWPAFLLYSADLSGIQNFIYTVQTTKALKTLRSRSFFLELLMEHYVDELLSEAGLARMNLLYSGGGHCYLLLPNTKETIRKAERVHQRFNEWMFDQFGILLYIAHGYAPCSANDLMNQPSEKNLYRRIFRDVSGQIAYQKLHRYDADTLIRMNHQAAHSGSRECKICGRTDHLTKDGICRWCAAFESMSEKIRTQLVYYVSRQPSDEADFPLPGMDGDVFVTITDEARARKRLQDDQDVVRVYTKNQMFTGLMYATRLHIGDYAAETWLEKLADSSTGIGRLGVCRMDVDNLGDAFVRGFEQPAGNGRQKYVTISRTSAFSRNMSLFFKNYINTIFKGRGGEERPLNVLIVYSGGDDVFFAGAWNDVIEGAERIRKAFRQFTCESLTISAGIGIFDATYPVRLSAEKTGELEDSAKNHEGKDAVTLFEADRQTYSWEDYRNKVIDQKLQVIRAFFDLEKDERNDRGMAFLYRIVELLRRSESETLNLARLAYVLSRLEPGKEEKQREAYRNLSRWVYQWALSEEDRRQLITAIYIYVYLRRER; encoded by the coding sequence ATGCAATCGGTATATTCTCGAGCATCTGAACTAAGGGCGGGAGTTGGAATGAAAAAGAGGACGGAATTGACAGCATATGCCTGTCTGTATCACGATGTGGGAAAAATTCTTTATCGTGCCGGAGAACCGGGGACACACAGTGAATCCGGATACCAGTTTGTGAAAAAGGCATTTCCGGATCTGGGAGAGGATGTCTGCAACGCAGTTCGGTATCATCACGGAAGGGCGCTCCAATCAGCGGATCTTCCGGAACAGTCCCTCGCTTATCTGACCTATATCGCAGATAATATCTCGGCGGGCTTTGACCGGCGGGAAAACGGTGACGACAAGACGGTTTTTGATAAGTATGTCTCGCTGTCGCCTGTATTCATCCATATGAAGGGGGAGCATCCCGGATATGTGATCAGACCGGATCTGAGCGGAAAAGGCGCCTGTGTGCTTCCGGACAAAGGAAATATGAAGCTGGATGTCACGGATTATCAATATCTGGAGAACAGACTCAGCGAAAACATACGGAAAATGCAGACGGGAGAACAGTGGCTGAATTCCCATCTGGCGCTTCTGGAGACGCTGACAGGCCAGATTCCGTCCAGCACCAACGTGTCTGAGAGCGTTGATATATCACTCTTTGATCATCTCAAAACAACGGCGGCGGTAGGCGTCTGCCTGAGTGAATACGCGGAAGCAAAGGAGATAACCGATTTCAAAAAAGCATTTCTGACAGATGAGCAGAAAGCAAAAGACTGGCCGGCATTTCTTCTTTATTCCGCAGACCTGTCAGGGATTCAGAATTTCATTTACACGGTCCAGACGACAAAGGCGCTTAAGACGCTGCGCTCAAGATCCTTCTTCCTTGAGCTTCTGATGGAACACTATGTTGATGAACTTCTTTCCGAGGCAGGCCTTGCCCGGATGAATCTGCTTTACAGCGGGGGCGGTCACTGCTACCTGCTTCTGCCGAATACGAAAGAGACGATCAGAAAGGCCGAGCGGGTTCATCAGCGCTTTAACGAATGGATGTTTGATCAATTCGGGATCCTTCTATATATCGCGCATGGCTATGCGCCGTGCTCGGCGAATGATCTGATGAATCAACCTTCGGAGAAGAACCTATATCGCCGCATTTTCCGGGACGTTTCCGGCCAGATTGCGTATCAGAAATTACACCGTTACGATGCAGATACCCTGATCCGGATGAATCATCAGGCTGCGCACTCAGGAAGCCGTGAATGTAAGATATGCGGAAGAACGGATCATCTGACGAAGGATGGGATCTGTCGGTGGTGTGCTGCATTTGAAAGCATGTCAGAGAAGATCCGGACACAGCTTGTGTATTATGTTTCGAGGCAGCCGAGTGATGAAGCGGATTTTCCTTTGCCCGGAATGGATGGAGACGTTTTTGTGACGATCACCGACGAAGCACGGGCGAGGAAACGGTTGCAGGATGATCAGGACGTGGTCCGGGTCTATACGAAAAATCAGATGTTCACCGGCCTTATGTATGCGACCAGACTGCACATCGGAGATTACGCGGCGGAGACATGGCTTGAGAAACTGGCCGATTCTTCCACCGGAATCGGACGTCTTGGCGTTTGCCGGATGGACGTGGACAATCTGGGAGACGCTTTTGTCCGAGGCTTCGAGCAGCCAGCAGGAAATGGCAGGCAGAAATATGTGACGATTTCGAGAACATCCGCTTTCTCGAGAAATATGTCGCTGTTCTTCAAGAATTATATCAACACGATCTTTAAGGGCAGGGGCGGAGAGGAGAGGCCACTGAATGTTCTGATCGTATATTCCGGTGGTGATGATGTCTTTTTTGCCGGCGCGTGGAACGATGTCATCGAGGGAGCGGAACGGATCCGGAAGGCGTTCCGACAGTTCACATGCGAAAGCTTGACGATATCCGCCGGCATCGGCATTTTTGATGCGACGTATCCGGTGAGACTTTCGGCGGAAAAAACCGGGGAACTGGAGGACAGCGCCAAAAATCATGAGGGGAAAGACGCGGTCACTTTGTTTGAAGCGGACAGACAGACGTATTCATGGGAGGATTACCGAAATAAGGTGATTGATCAGAAACTTCAGGTTATCCGTGCATTCTTTGATCTGGAAAAGGATGAGAGAAATGATCGGGGAATGGCCTTCCTCTATCGGATTGTGGAGCTTTTGAGGCGGAGCGAGTCAGAGACTCTGAATCTGGCACGGCTGGCTTATGTTCTGTCACGTCTGGAGCCGGGCAAGGAAGAAAAGCAGAGAGAGGCGTATCGGAATCTTTCAAGATGGGTTTATCAGTGGGCCTTGTCGGAGGAAGACAGGCGTCAGCTAATCACAGCGATCTACATTTATGTCTATTTGAGAAGAGAGCGGTAA
- the csm6 gene encoding type III-A CRISPR-associated CARF protein Csm6, with amino-acid sequence MKVLISGAGTSDPVRSDRDGALLHIIRHYRPDKVVLLLTNEIREFEEKDHRFELMQHFVETHWEHYRFDLIKVSIELNDPSDLDQCSVVIGQALERILPQYADDNILYNLSSGTPQMKMVLAMDVLDTRYHVTGIQVKNPEKKAGTTGRVGKDYPVAESLELNEDESEETENRCVEPELFYLRRKKQEERIAALLARYDYAAITNISEINQRLSALVHHLDSRSSLDDVKAHRDADAAKTQNKDLFNLYPYTKTGCKTVSKEYCQLVEYFLVLKNLLRHADHMDFVLRMNPFMVRLETMYLSRLVPYKMTDLFEQSRGRYWICRERFERIDPERSRLVDEKMRSDGKDSYKDGGELNQYFLHFLLQTFEQVPENLNSLFEKTLELNQKKRNPAAHELTLVTDEDIKKICGLSGRGLITGLEDALQTIFPEGSDKIFTIYDRCNRYILEHLN; translated from the coding sequence ATGAAGGTATTAATCAGCGGAGCAGGAACCAGTGATCCTGTAAGAAGCGATCGTGATGGGGCTTTACTTCATATTATCCGTCATTACCGGCCGGATAAAGTGGTGCTGCTTCTGACGAATGAAATCCGGGAGTTCGAGGAAAAGGACCATCGGTTTGAACTGATGCAGCACTTTGTTGAGACGCATTGGGAACATTATCGGTTTGATCTGATCAAGGTGTCGATCGAGCTGAACGATCCGTCCGATCTGGATCAGTGCTCGGTAGTGATCGGGCAGGCTCTTGAGAGGATTCTTCCACAGTATGCGGACGATAACATCCTTTATAATCTCAGTTCAGGTACGCCTCAGATGAAAATGGTGCTGGCGATGGATGTTCTGGATACCCGTTACCATGTCACGGGGATTCAGGTCAAGAACCCGGAGAAAAAGGCCGGTACGACGGGACGGGTTGGAAAAGACTATCCTGTTGCTGAATCGCTCGAACTGAATGAGGATGAATCGGAGGAAACAGAGAACCGCTGTGTTGAGCCGGAACTTTTCTATCTTCGCAGGAAGAAACAGGAGGAACGGATTGCCGCGCTTCTGGCACGTTACGATTACGCAGCGATCACCAATATCAGTGAGATCAATCAAAGGCTGTCCGCACTGGTTCATCATCTTGACAGCCGCAGTTCACTGGATGACGTGAAGGCTCACCGTGACGCTGATGCGGCGAAGACGCAGAATAAGGATCTCTTCAATCTCTATCCCTATACAAAGACAGGATGCAAAACGGTTTCGAAAGAATACTGCCAGCTGGTGGAATACTTTCTTGTGCTGAAAAATCTGCTGAGGCATGCGGATCATATGGATTTTGTTCTTCGGATGAACCCGTTTATGGTCAGACTGGAGACGATGTACCTGAGCCGGCTGGTCCCATACAAGATGACGGATCTTTTCGAACAGTCCCGGGGACGGTATTGGATTTGCCGGGAGAGATTCGAGCGGATAGACCCGGAGAGAAGCCGCCTTGTTGATGAAAAGATGCGCAGCGACGGCAAAGATAGCTATAAGGATGGTGGAGAGCTGAACCAGTATTTCCTGCATTTTCTGCTTCAGACTTTCGAGCAGGTCCCGGAAAATTTGAACAGTCTCTTCGAGAAGACGCTTGAGTTGAACCAGAAGAAGCGGAATCCGGCGGCGCACGAACTGACGCTTGTGACTGATGAGGATATTAAGAAAATCTGCGGCTTAAGCGGTCGCGGACTGATTACGGGACTCGAGGATGCTCTTCAGACGATCTTTCCGGAAGGCAGCGACAAGATCTTTACGATCTACGACAGATGCAATCGGTATATTCTCGAGCATCTGAACTAA
- the cas2 gene encoding CRISPR-associated endonuclease Cas2: protein MENYFFDIDHENGQDKSLVLIVYDIIDNKKRTKLAKLLQGYGVRVQKSAFEAWLTKTQYNKLISDVPPFCGGEDSIRIYKIIGKGQVKSWGYSVQSLNDDVIVM, encoded by the coding sequence ATGGAGAACTACTTTTTCGATATTGATCATGAGAACGGGCAGGATAAAAGTCTGGTGCTGATTGTCTATGACATCATTGATAATAAGAAGCGGACGAAGCTGGCAAAACTGTTGCAGGGCTACGGAGTGCGTGTGCAGAAGTCGGCGTTCGAGGCATGGTTAACCAAAACACAGTACAACAAGCTGATTTCTGATGTTCCGCCCTTTTGCGGCGGAGAGGACAGTATTCGTATATATAAGATCATCGGGAAAGGTCAGGTGAAATCATGGGGGTATTCTGTGCAGTCGCTGAATGATGATGTCATTGTCATGTAG
- the cas1 gene encoding CRISPR-associated endonuclease Cas1, with protein sequence MSYLYVNENGAKISVSENRIIITEKDGMKRLIPIETLDGISVLGRSEMTTACIEQCLLRGIPVGFYSKSGKYFGRLHSTVHVNAPLQRRQAALYDTPFAMELSRRIIRAKISNQITVLRRYARTSHKDVSPEERAMQVCLNKMDQVGDQNQLIGYEGTAARAYFLGLSKCIHPEFAFRGRNRRPPKDPFNSMISLGYSILMNEIYGDLESRGLNPYFGFLHRDAEKHPTLCSDLMEEWRAILVDATAMSLINGNEISRDQFETDEESDGCYLKHEALQIFLTKLEQKMETSNRYLSYLDYPVSYRRAIMEQIRCLQQAVEEDNAGLYTPMKVR encoded by the coding sequence GTGAGCTATCTATATGTTAATGAGAACGGGGCAAAAATCAGCGTAAGTGAGAACCGGATCATCATCACAGAAAAGGACGGCATGAAGCGCCTGATCCCGATTGAGACGCTCGACGGCATTTCGGTTCTCGGACGCTCGGAGATGACGACGGCATGCATTGAACAATGTCTTCTGAGGGGCATACCGGTTGGCTTTTATTCCAAGAGCGGAAAATACTTCGGTCGGCTGCATTCTACTGTTCATGTCAATGCGCCGCTTCAGCGGCGGCAGGCCGCGCTTTACGATACTCCGTTTGCAATGGAATTAAGCAGACGGATCATCCGGGCCAAAATCAGCAATCAGATCACGGTGCTCAGACGATATGCCAGAACTTCACATAAAGATGTGTCGCCGGAGGAGAGGGCGATGCAGGTATGCCTGAATAAGATGGATCAGGTCGGCGATCAGAATCAGCTGATCGGCTATGAGGGTACCGCGGCAAGGGCTTATTTCCTTGGCCTCTCCAAATGCATTCATCCGGAATTTGCGTTCAGGGGACGCAATCGGAGACCGCCAAAGGATCCCTTCAATTCTATGATCAGTCTGGGCTATTCTATTTTGATGAATGAAATATATGGCGACCTCGAGAGCAGGGGCCTGAATCCGTACTTCGGGTTCCTTCATCGAGATGCAGAGAAGCATCCGACTCTTTGCAGCGATCTGATGGAGGAGTGGAGGGCGATTCTGGTCGATGCGACGGCGATGAGTCTGATCAATGGAAATGAGATTTCGAGAGATCAGTTTGAAACGGATGAAGAATCAGACGGGTGCTATCTGAAGCATGAGGCGCTGCAGATTTTTCTGACCAAACTGGAACAGAAAATGGAGACTTCAAACCGTTACCTGAGCTATCTGGATTATCCGGTTTCTTACCGGCGGGCGATCATGGAGCAAATCCGCTGTCTGCAGCAGGCGGTCGAGGAAGATAATGCCGGTCTGTATACACCGATGAAAGTGAGATGA